AAACTTTATAAATGCAAAATCAAGAAATGAAATAGTCTACACAAAAACTACAACAGAGGCCCTAAATCTCTTAGCCTATTCTTATGGCCTAGACAATCTAAAGCCTGGCGATGAGATCCTAATTACAATCTTAGAACACCATGCTAACCTCGTTCCTTGGCAGATGGTGGCAAAGGCCACTGGGGCCAAGCTAGTTTTTGCTTATCTAAATGAGGATATGAGCCTAGACTATGATGATATAAAGTCAAAAATAAATGAAAAAACAAAAATAGTTTCAATCACAGCTGCATCAAATGTGACAGGCGAGATTGTAGATGTCAAAAAGATAATCGCCTGGGCTAAAGAGGTTGGAGCTAGAACTATAGTTGACGCTGCCCAAATCATTGCCCACAAAAAAATTGATGTGACAGACCTAGACTGCGACTTTTTGGTTTTTTCTGGACATAAAATGTACGCTCCAATGGGAATAGGGGTTCTTTATGGTAAATATGACCTCCTAGAGGCGATGAAACCTTTTAATCTAGGCGGTGATATGATAGAATATGTTTATGAAAATGAGTCAACTTTTGCAAAAGCTCCCCTCAAATTTGAGGCGGGTACACCAAATGTTGGTGGAGTGATAGGCCTAATTGAGGCTATAAAATATATAGAAGATATGGGTTTTGAAAATATTCATAAGCATGAAATGGACCTGACCCACTATGCCTATGACCTTATAAAAGACATAGAGGGGATAAAACTTGTCCATCCGACATCAATCGAAGAAGGAGCCTTGATCTCCTTTACTTTTTCTGATATCCACCCACATGATATAGCCTCTATCCTAGATAGCAAGGGCATAGCAGTTAGAAGCGGCCACCATTGTGCCATGCCACTTCACACCTACCTTGGCCTAAGCTCTACAGCTAGGGCTTCCTTTGCAATCTATAATACAAAAGAGGAAGTGGAAATTTTTGCAAGAGAATTAAAAAACGTTAGAAAGGTGATGGGACTATAATGGATATGCAAGAAATCTATAGTCAGATAATCCTAGATCATTCGAGAAACCAAGCCAACAAACATGACCTAGAAGATCCTGACATAAAAGAAGACGGCCACAATCCATCTTGTGGTGATGAAATAGTTTTGCAACTAAAAATTGATGGAGATAAAATCGTAGATGCAGCCTTCACAGGTGATGGTTGTGCTATAAGCCAAGCTGCCACATCAGTGATGTGCGATATGCTTGTAGGAAAAACAATTGATGAGGCTGATAGGCTTGCTGATATTTACCAAAGGATGATCAAAAGAGAAGATGTGACAGATGAGGAGCTAGAGGAGCTTGAAGATGCTGTAGCCTTCAAAAATATCCAAAATATGCCACAAAGAGTCAATTGTGCCCTACTTTCTTGGAACACCCTAAGGGCAGTCA
This window of the Anaerococcus mediterraneensis genome carries:
- a CDS encoding aminotransferase class V-fold PLP-dependent enzyme translates to MNIEKIRKDFSYLDKEKVGKEVIYLDTAATSQKPNCVIDAVDSYYRYKNANPHRGAHYLSWVATEAYENGREVIKNFINAKSRNEIVYTKTTTEALNLLAYSYGLDNLKPGDEILITILEHHANLVPWQMVAKATGAKLVFAYLNEDMSLDYDDIKSKINEKTKIVSITAASNVTGEIVDVKKIIAWAKEVGARTIVDAAQIIAHKKIDVTDLDCDFLVFSGHKMYAPMGIGVLYGKYDLLEAMKPFNLGGDMIEYVYENESTFAKAPLKFEAGTPNVGGVIGLIEAIKYIEDMGFENIHKHEMDLTHYAYDLIKDIEGIKLVHPTSIEEGALISFTFSDIHPHDIASILDSKGIAVRSGHHCAMPLHTYLGLSSTARASFAIYNTKEEVEIFARELKNVRKVMGL
- the sufU gene encoding Fe-S cluster assembly sulfur transfer protein SufU produces the protein MDMQEIYSQIILDHSRNQANKHDLEDPDIKEDGHNPSCGDEIVLQLKIDGDKIVDAAFTGDGCAISQAATSVMCDMLVGKTIDEADRLADIYQRMIKREDVTDEELEELEDAVAFKNIQNMPQRVNCALLSWNTLRAVIDEKELR